From one Candidatus Neptunochlamydia vexilliferae genomic stretch:
- a CDS encoding UPF0158 family protein, producing the protein MAKQKYPKVQNPLILRFHRLMDAFAKSDDERDFYLDTVEGFIVFADLDKSVEELEGLEKELQTCADRFRLIPKMTFYETKKFMEGFVNEKVYDIDTKEKLLDIISSKEARENFLEFIYDHLTELEKWQQYYHERSRIRIIEWLRSEEIQFAFEEDLDVTKHVLEKVKHHQFDAKVSKDVQNARETIVVKSKTYYSNEALNPRPKRGRPPKQAAKVELEPQYTIDIYKTVPQAIRPFLFNPDFTSTSVTFSAKFDTEAQLIASLRGSSRVKIDTKLEALSQRLESLRHLSDRLKSSSGLGLESEERLLQAVSEGGEEKKSKIAGIAKGFLPGKKKSAPKEKKEIQEMLQKKREAGIKQVTPIKRGKKKEEG; encoded by the coding sequence ATGGCAAAACAAAAATATCCTAAAGTGCAAAACCCTCTCATTCTCCGTTTCCACCGTCTGATGGACGCATTCGCAAAGTCGGATGATGAAAGAGACTTTTACCTCGACACCGTGGAGGGGTTCATCGTTTTTGCCGACCTGGATAAGAGTGTTGAAGAGCTCGAGGGGCTCGAGAAAGAGCTTCAGACATGCGCTGACCGTTTCCGCCTGATTCCGAAGATGACCTTCTATGAAACCAAGAAGTTTATGGAAGGTTTTGTCAATGAAAAGGTCTATGATATCGACACGAAGGAAAAGCTTCTCGACATCATCTCCTCTAAAGAGGCGCGGGAAAACTTTCTTGAGTTTATCTATGACCACCTAACAGAGCTTGAAAAGTGGCAGCAGTATTACCACGAGCGGTCACGGATTCGCATTATCGAATGGCTCCGCAGTGAGGAGATACAGTTTGCTTTTGAAGAAGATCTCGATGTGACAAAACATGTCTTAGAAAAGGTGAAGCACCACCAGTTTGATGCAAAAGTTTCTAAAGATGTTCAAAATGCGCGTGAAACAATCGTTGTTAAGTCAAAGACCTACTACTCGAATGAAGCGCTTAATCCTCGTCCCAAACGGGGACGTCCTCCAAAGCAAGCGGCAAAAGTGGAGCTTGAGCCCCAGTACACCATCGATATTTATAAGACCGTTCCTCAGGCGATTCGCCCCTTTCTCTTTAATCCCGATTTTACCAGTACTTCGGTCACCTTCTCTGCGAAGTTCGATACCGAAGCGCAGCTCATCGCAAGTCTTCGAGGAAGTTCGCGCGTCAAAATCGACACGAAACTCGAAGCCCTTTCACAACGTCTCGAGTCGCTCCGCCACCTCTCTGACCGCCTCAAGTCGAGTTCAGGCTTAGGTCTTGAAAGCGAAGAGCGTCTTCTCCAAGCTGTGAGCGAAGGGGGAGAGGAGAAGAAAAGTAAAATTGCAGGGATTGCAAAAGGGTTCCTCCCTGGAAAGAAAAAAAGTGCCCCTAAAGAGAAGAAAGAGATCCAGGAGATGCTCCAGAAAAAACGGGAAGCGGGGATCAAGCAGGTTACTCCCATTAAACGCGGAAAGAAAAAAGAAGAAGGATAA
- the serS gene encoding serine--tRNA ligase has product MLDIKQIRENPQEVEKKLQTKEEGVSVQNILKLDGEIRSLKIEAEELKNIRNQSAKEVGEKKRQGEDVTLLLKSMEGAKEKISTLDHKCNELEAQLKFELGCLPNLPEEGIKASLDPADNVEIKTFGEKPSFSFEPKNHLELNEKLHLFDFKRGAKIGGSGWPAYRGMGARLEWALINFMIDTHVANGFEQWIPPLLGRSDILFGSAHLPKFEDQLFKLRDKDHDLYLIPTSEAVLNGIHYDEILKEEELPLKYTAYTPCFRREAGAAGAGERGLIRTHQFNKVEIFCVTRPEESEKIYNEMVESAETILQALNIHYRSMLLVTGDMSFASAKTIDLEVWLPGQNRYYEVSSISNCTDFQARRSKIRFKRGEGKPELAHTLNGSGLATSRLMVALLENNQQEDGSVTIPPVLHKYLGGVSQLGCSPAGSAD; this is encoded by the coding sequence ATGCTTGACATCAAACAGATCCGCGAAAACCCCCAAGAAGTGGAAAAAAAACTTCAAACAAAGGAAGAGGGGGTCTCCGTTCAAAATATTCTTAAGCTCGATGGAGAAATCCGCTCCCTAAAAATTGAGGCTGAAGAGCTTAAAAACATCCGCAACCAAAGCGCCAAAGAGGTGGGTGAAAAAAAACGGCAGGGTGAAGATGTCACCCTCTTGCTCAAATCGATGGAAGGGGCCAAAGAAAAAATTTCCACCCTCGACCACAAATGCAACGAGCTTGAAGCGCAATTAAAATTTGAATTAGGATGTCTTCCCAATCTTCCCGAAGAAGGGATCAAAGCTTCTCTCGATCCAGCAGATAATGTCGAGATCAAAACTTTCGGTGAAAAACCCTCCTTTTCTTTCGAGCCCAAGAACCACCTCGAACTCAATGAAAAGCTCCACCTCTTTGACTTTAAACGGGGGGCAAAAATCGGAGGAAGTGGGTGGCCCGCCTACCGAGGCATGGGAGCCCGTCTCGAGTGGGCACTGATCAACTTTATGATCGACACCCATGTCGCCAACGGTTTTGAGCAGTGGATCCCTCCCCTGCTAGGGCGAAGCGACATCCTTTTTGGATCGGCCCACCTTCCTAAATTTGAAGATCAGCTCTTCAAACTCCGCGATAAAGATCATGATCTTTATCTCATTCCAACTTCAGAAGCAGTTCTGAATGGCATCCACTATGATGAAATTCTCAAAGAGGAAGAGCTTCCCCTTAAATATACCGCCTACACCCCCTGTTTTCGTCGCGAAGCAGGAGCCGCAGGAGCAGGTGAGCGGGGGCTGATCCGAACCCACCAGTTTAACAAGGTGGAGATATTTTGCGTTACCCGCCCCGAAGAGAGTGAAAAGATCTACAATGAAATGGTTGAAAGTGCCGAGACGATTCTTCAAGCGCTCAACATTCATTACCGGAGCATGCTTCTTGTGACGGGAGATATGTCATTTGCCTCTGCAAAAACAATCGATCTAGAGGTGTGGCTTCCTGGGCAAAACCGTTACTATGAGGTCTCTTCGATTTCCAACTGCACCGACTTTCAGGCGCGCCGCTCAAAGATCCGTTTCAAACGGGGTGAAGGGAAGCCGGAGCTTGCTCATACCCTTAATGGGTCAGGCCTTGCTACTTCCCGCCTCATGGTTGCCCTTCTTGAGAACAACCAGCAGGAAGATGGCTCAGTCACGATTCCCCCCGTTCTCCACAAATACCTTGGAGGGGTTAGTCAGCTTGGTTGTTCTCCGGCTGGTTCTGCTGATTAG